GCCTGATCAAGAGATCCTTTCCGAATTACGAAAAAGCGAGATTGGTAAAGAAGGAAACTTTAAACAAATCCAGAAGCTGTGTATGCCGTTCTTGAGGTTCAAGAAAGATGAAGCTAAGGCCGTCGGTGCACAAGCGCTGGATCTGAAGCTTCCTTTCGGTGAAATCGAGGTTCTCAAGGAGAATTCAGAATTGATCAAGCGGCAGTTGGGTCTCGAACATTTGGAAGTTTTGTGTGCAACAGATGCTGATGCTGCTGCAAAGGCTGGGGAGTATGCCCCCGTTTTAAACTCTAACCCACCGTCCCCTGGAAATCCTACGGCAATCTTTGTTAACTAGATGGGATAATTTTGCCTATTTTAGTTGGTCCATATTTGTTGGAATTTTCTGTTCCCTCCTGTGTTTCACAAAAGAAAATTTGTAGTTGAAACCATAGTTATCAACAGCCCCCGTACCCCTCGCTATAACGAATAGCGTGGCGAAGCGACACCACATCGTTATGGACTATTACGTGTCATGGACTTTGCAATAGCGCCCGCTATCCTCGCTATTGGCACTACAACGACAATCGCGATAGCTGAAATAGCGGCGCTATTGCAAAGAGAAGCTACACGCTATTTTTTGCCCTTTTTTCTCTCTAGTTTTGGTTTTTTTTGCATGTATTTAGTTAAGTTTTTGttggaaattatatttttctgcaATTCTTGCTTAATTTTTGTCTTCTCTATGATATTTCAAtgaaaaaacttaaaataatttcatGATTTAATATTTTACAATTAAAGTTGACGGAATATTATGCTGGAAATTAAGGTTTTTGAATTGATTTTACTATAtcctatatattatatatttatatacttgAGGCGTTTTACTTTCAGATAACTTTTGTTACGCTATTCGCTATGTCCTATCGTCATGTTACGGGGTGCTATACGCGATTGACAACTATTGTTGGAACTACGGTATTTGACTTGCGCTTTtgtatttatttcttttgaatGGTATGAAATCTTTCCTTTGTGGATTTATTTTTAAACTAGTATGATTTCATCCTAATTTATCATAATATGGGCTAATTCTTCTTACtcctaaaaataatcatattttctgTCCAGTAGAGTACACTAATATACATGAGTTGAGTATTTTTTATTCAATTCTTTTATAACATGTTGATtgctttaaaataataattatacttTATATTATAGTAAATTATTAGCTTCAATTTTCCGAAGAATAATCTCTATGGATTTGTAAATTACTTGACACGAGATCATATTTTGACATACATATCAAACAATATGCAAGGGCTGAGATGTGATTGTGACGGGGTAAAAATGCAATAACTAGAAGATGAGGGACTGTCCAGATTTTCCAGGAAAAAGAAAAGACaataaaagaaaaaggaaatcgGTCGTCCCCCCAACTGGCTTGCCCTACAATTCTATTTCAGCTCTGACGTCAGCACATCTCGCACCAGGTTCTGTGCAACTTCTCGGTCATTCTCGTCCCTCCCGcccacacacacactcactcacTCACGCACAATCAATCACAAGCTTCAAAATTGGCAGATTTAAAATAGGTTATGTTATGTTATTTCGTGATTTCATTAGGGTTAGTGTGGACGAATACGAGTTATTTGCGGGTAAAATTTGACACACCGATGATTTGGAGTTGTCAATCAAGCAGGGATGATTAATTGGAGGCAGTTTTTGtttattattatatgtttaatttaataatatcgAGTCAAGTGCCGACCGCCGTCGTGCGCTCTTATACACCCTATTtccttctctttttttttttttttgtatattcCATGCTCCTCCCAACTCttcatttattttttcattCCTTACAATTTACAGCATCTGTTAGATATTTGTTGGATTTTTACTAAATATTGCTACTAATGAATTAGAACATAAATTCCTTTTCATTATTTGGTTGCTGGAAATTTAATTTTGTGAACATTCGAGGAATTTggaaaattattttgaatttttgaataAATATGTTGTAGGATATGGTATTAAAACTGTGATTATATTTTCTGTAAATATCATGTTATCTAGAATTTTTTGATTCATCATTTTATATGTAGCTTCTGCTAATGTAtgtaatattttaaagtatattATACCGAGTTAAAATATATCTGAGTTAGAAAATGTTAAAAAATGATGATAAGGAATTTTTATAGAGCATTTATATGAGAATGGAGCATTGATCTTTTATTCTTTTTCACTTCTGGTTGCCTTTTTTCCCTTATAAAAGAAATTGTAATAAATTTTGGTTTTTAAAGCTATTTAGGTGTAGCAACCATAGAAGATAATGTTATGGAGAAACGCCTAACATGGTTTAGTCATGTGAAGAGGAGACCAAACAGAGTCTCAATCCAACATATCTTAGATTAAAAGGTTAGTGGAAGGAGTAGAAGGTGAAGTAGACTATTGAAAACTTGGATATAGGTGGTTGAGGAGGATATTTAGATTTTGGTTTAAGAGATGAAATATGTGAAAGTCGCTTATTTTGGATAACTAATATCTATGTAGCCGACTACGCAACTAGCGGGAATATGCTATGATAAAGATGATGTATATACAAACGTGTTTGCAGGTCTAACCCGGAGTAAACCCGCCGGGTTTGGGGTGGGGCGCGTCCCATGTCCTATAAATTTCCTCCGCGAGACTAGTCCCGGGTTTGGGTAAACCCGTCCTGTTTCCATCCCTATCCCGAAGACCtaaaatttcatgtttttggaACAATTCGTatcttttattttggaaaaaacgAATTGAAGTAGATTTTTGGTAGCCATTGGTAGCTTTCTTTTTTGAGCATGAAGATTACTGAACCTGCTATGACCCGGATTGTATGTATTTTTTATGTGGTTTCATTCACATTTCCTTTCAGTTAGTGGTGTTTAGGACATACTGCTTTAATAATTGTATCTTTTGTCTCGATAAAAGGCACAATTGTAAATAGAAATAGGAGAAACTTGGCTGCAAAGTTTTGTTCCCTGTTTTTTACATCTCCGTGTTCATTTTCTTTGAAACGATGTAGATCACTTCTGATCTTGGTCCTGTATAGGCAAAGGTAATTTGTATCAGAATTCAAGCTTGATGCACGTGAAATAATATTTAGGCCTTTAACATGACGTCTAAAAAGATATTTGGTTTCTTTATTTGGCGTCTGTTATTCACGTAATTTTTTTTACCTTCCCTGCTGTCCAAAACAAATTGGATTTTTGGCAATGATAGATTATATTGCTTGCTTTAACTAAACTTGATAATTTTTGTTGCAGTGACTGTTTCTAGGAATTTTTCCAGAGGTTATGGCTAAGCATCATCCAGATTTAATCATGTGTCGCAAGCAACCAGGGATAGCTATAGGAAGGCTTTGTGAGAAAGATGATGGAAAATGTGTGGTTTGTGATTCCTATGTGCGCCCGTGCACACTTGTTCGTATATGTGATGAATGCAATTATGGATCTTTCCAAGGCCGGTGTGTCATCTGTGGTGGGGTGGGAATCTCTGATGCCTActattgcaaggagtgcacccaGCTTGAAAAAGATAGGGATGGATGCCCTAAGATAGTCAACCTGGGGAGTGCTAAAACTGATCTGTTTTATGAGAGGAAGAAATATGGCTTCAAGAAGAGGTGATAGCTTGCTAGTCATCGTTGTCGCATTTCCTTTTCCTTTCTTTAACATCATCTTATGTTCTTGGATTTTGTTGTTGAGACTCTTTCCTTATGCTTGTGTGGATGATGTGGACGCGTCCATTAATGATTCAAAACGAAGCTGAGTTCAACATGAAAGACGGGCTTGTGTTGGTAATCCTGAACATTCATAATATTATGTCATTTGTAATACTCTGTCAGCTGAATGGATGACATTTCTGTTTAAGTTTCCGTTTTTAAATTAGATTATTAACCTGCTCCTTAAATTGTATCGATTTCATATTTGCATCTTCATTTCTTCCCATATAACCTACCGAGTGTGAGTATGACTCCCACTTCTATATTCAATATAGTTATTTGGGCGTAcaaagtttttcaaaaaatgaaaatacaTGGGATCCAACAATTCCCATCGTCCACACTCGGTAGGTTATATGGGAAGAAATGAAGATGCaaatatgaaatgttgaagATGACATGAAGATGACTCCCACAATTTCAATGTTGAAGATGACATGATAACAATTCCCATCGTCCACACTACTTATGTTATTATGTTGTACCTTTTATCATTTCTTTAGGTTAGGGATTTTATAGACTAATGACATAAGTAGCATAGACGATGGGAATTGTTGAGAGGTTAAGAAAACTTTTTAAAAGTGAAATTCGGTTACAGCTTGTTGAGGATTTTGTTAAGATTCGAAAAAGCATGAACTAGCAGAGAGGCGGTGGATCCTCGAATAGATATCCTCAGTTGAGGTTGGAGTAAAAACTGAAGGTGTCCTGGTGATGTCGGGGATGCGTTGAGAAGTTTTGTGAAATACTTTGTCCCGCACAAAGTTGTAAGGTTCTTGGCCGCCAACTTATGTTTTAGGTCACGACCGAGGTAGTGTTTGCAAATGAttaaaaatttgtgtttgcacatgattaaaaaaattattatgaacTTCAAACACTACCTGAAATATGTATGCGTCAGCaaaaatattggaatagttAAATATTCGGTAGGATTAGAAAACAAATTGAAGGAAACTGGGGAGAATAAAACCTTCACCGAGATCTAGTTGAGCAAAAGTGATTTGTGATTCAGAGTTCATAAATATCAACAGGGACAACTATATGCACGCCAGCTTCTCGAAGTTTGTTTGCTAGTTAAGGTCTTGCCTAAACCTGCTGGCTGTTTTCCATACAGAAAAGTTTTGTGCCACCGATACTTCCATCGGATGTTCTCAACTCTTTCCATCGAGACCCTCACATCGTGACGTGTAACTTGCACTTTACAAAGCTCATAGACGACACCAAACGTCCAAACCCCTCCAAACTTTTGAGATGTGATTCAAGACAATCATACTTCGACTTGTTATTGTATCTCAAAGCTGCTCTGAAACCACATACCATCAACTCCAAGAAATCGATCAACACTCGGATGCCCAGTATTCATCATATGCTATTCGATGTTCTTTCAGTTATCCATCTAAAACACGTATAATATAATACTCTTACCAGTATTTTCTTGCAGATGAACAGAAAGGAGGCATATTAGGCTAACAAAGCAAAAAACACAATTCACGTCATGTATGCTAATCTGCTAATACGTATCTAGGTGCACAGCTGT
This Primulina eburnea isolate SZY01 chromosome 2, ASM2296580v1, whole genome shotgun sequence DNA region includes the following protein-coding sequences:
- the LOC140818480 gene encoding PHD finger-like domain-containing protein 5A, with protein sequence MAKHHPDLIMCRKQPGIAIGRLCEKDDGKCVVCDSYVRPCTLVRICDECNYGSFQGRCVICGGVGISDAYYCKECTQLEKDRDGCPKIVNLGSAKTDLFYERKKYGFKKR